ttttcagatagatccagtttattctgtaacctataattggtaccgtttgaaagagctcatcaagcactttcaggatcagtaaccagtttttcaatatcgtatatagtttagaaataatcgagtgagatcacttaacgtttccaccctgtattgctCTCTATGAAAGGAAAACGCACTCCGCACCGCTCTGCTCAAATGAGTCCACGCGACATTTCTCCTCTCTTCTACGCGCGAATCGGAGGAGATgcggaaataatgaaatctgattggttattcaaaacgcttctctgctccgctccggtCCGCCTTAATGGAAACCAGGCCTGAACTGTTACGATTACTTCGCAGGCGAAAATTGAAAGATGTAGTAGTAATAGGGTGCGGCGCTGCCGGGATTGCTGCCCTGAGCAAGCTGCAGGAAGCCGGCTTGGACGTGGTGGGTTTAGAGGCAGCATCCAGCATCGGTGGACGAATCCGCACCATTCCCTTTGCGGATGGCGTCGTCGACCTCGGCGCAGCTTGGTAAGCATATAGGTATCCTTGGTGTGGATTATTccgttcaaaaactaaatatcACCCAGGTGAGCAAGTGGAATTGTTAGCACTTTATTCATCTGGGTGAAGAAAGTGGCATTTTCagtgtcctcatttcacctGGGAACCATTTCAGCCTTCATTTTCTTGAATTGAGTCGACTAAAGCGGTCGCCTTGTTCACAGGCGCTGGATTTAGGTCGCTATTAATCGGacgatgtgaaaatcattggggacgATGTTCAGcaggacgtcctgtagctgaaatgatgatgatgatgatataataTTCGTCTTACAAAACATTTGCCAGTTTACCGTGTATCAGCCTTATTTTGTAACTAACAAGTTAACTACCAAAAAAATTTATAGGTGCCACGGCGAAACAGGAAATAAGGTGTTTGAATTAGCCAATCCTCATGACCTTTTGGGCAGACCCGGCAAAGAAGAAGTCTGGTATATATTTTCCAACGGCACCCTTATGCCAAACGGGAACGCAAATACTATTGTCAACGAATTCAAAGACGCTGAGAGAGACGCAAATGGAATTGAAAAGAGATCCATTTCGAAGTGTATTGACGAAAAGTAAGTTGATGCAATCATCATTAATCGTTAATAGTAACTGTTTGCAAAATCCCTTTAGTTTTGTTTAAGTTCCAGGGCAAGGAACGTGCCTTAATTATTACAGCTATTTTTACTATTTGCTTTGTTTCCATACACTTTGAAGCGTTTGGGTTGTCTCTACCAATGTAATTCATAACAGAAAATTGACTTATTATTGTAATTCAaaattaatacttacctactactaTTGATTTTTTACTTACAGAGTGGGTCGTATTAAGTCCATCGCTGATCCGGGAAGAATTCCGGTAACCGCGCCGTTTATTGAATGGTACAAAAGAGATAACCATTTGGGAGGGCAAGTCGATCCTAAAGAGGGGAAGTCCCTTAGAAACCTTGTGGAAAATGAGACTTGTCACGGGGAGTTCTGGCTCAATTGGAAAGGAAAGGGCTACAAGACTATTCTAGACGTTTTGTTGgtgattacttattttttaatctCCTTAAACCTCCTGTTTTTTTTCGGGTTTGACGCAGACCGTACCATTCGCATTTTGTTCCAATCGAAAAATGGTCACACTCAGATAAAGTTAAAGCCTACCATTTTTGAAACAGTAGTTCAACTTGTAGGTTAAAAAGTGTGACCATTTTGCGAATGGGATCAAATGCGAATGATGTCAACTGAGACGAGGCGTGTACGTTACGGTGCGTGCgaataaggcccagaacacacggtgaaatgcaattgcaacgaaactgcaacttctagttgcTTTTAAGTTgtatctaagtttctgccatagattccgttgagaccacacatgacgcgaccatttcaaaccgATTTCAAACTGGTGCCTAAGGcttaagtgtgcgttgcagtatggagtttctaaagtaaagtaaagaatactgaccgcctcaagttgatacggttaagatattcgggttgataagtgtgctccGTCCTTTAATGACTTGGTAATAATGATAATGAAGGGTTACCTACTGGTGATTTTATACATTAGTTATAGAAGGTTgcgattttaataaagtatacagggtgttaggtaaatgggtatatgagccgacactagcccatgttaacatggtcatataaatggtatggtgaagtcagaaatttgatatcatcattttaatttttttaattttcatacaaaataaattttataaaatccgatttgtatgaaaaataaaataattaaaaggatgatatcaattttctgacttcaccataccatttatatgaccatgttaacatgggctagtgtcggctcatatacccatttacctaacaccctgtattatttatttttttagaaaaaatatcCTCATTCGTCGAAGCCTGAACCTGAGATATTTCTGAATACCAAGGTGAATTCCATAATTTGGCAACTGGAAGACGATACCGATGACAATAAACCGTACGTGAAAGTAATTGCGAATAACATGACGATCGAGACGAAGTGTGTTATCATCACTGTCTCAATTGGGGTCCTTAAAGAAAGGTAACGTAAATTCAATAGACtagttttctaaaaaaaaataagtgcgTCAACATCATTTATCAAAAAtgttggacacgtatattttatttgtcaatcaaacaagtaattacaaagttatggtgcgttgaaatttcgcgtgacgtcacaacgtgcTACACTTTTAACTACGTCTTGACGTCACGGTCCCCTTCATTTAAACTtaggcgcgctttatctcttacaattttcattactttgtaacagtgaaaaatacatgttgagtattttttgataagttacgAGTAAGTGACAAACTAATTCTAAATCTTGCTTTTTTAGTCAGAAAACATTCATATTCCATTGTGTGTAAAACATCAAGTTTCATATTTCACGCCACTGACATTGAATCAGACTATTAATTGAAAAGTAGACTcttattgaaatatttatttaattcctttttCTAGCCACAGTAAGCTGTTTATGCCCATGTTAGAGCCGGAAAAAATCAGTTGCATAGACAACATCGGTTTCTGCGTGTTGGATAAGATTTACATAGAATTCGCGAGCGCATGGTGGGGTCATTCTCCCGCTAATTTCAACGTCATATGGAAACAGGAGGACAAGAATGATTTTTCCGAGATTGATCAGTGGGTGACAGAAATATACGGACTGAGGACAGTTGAACACCAGCCGAATATACTCTTGGCCTGGATCTACGGAGAGGGGGCGAAGAAAATGGAAGGGAAAGATGACCATGAAGTAAAAAGTGGCATCGAAAAATTTATGCAACATGTATTTAGTTTAAACTTCAAAGTGTCGGCGATTAAAGGAATCATGAGGTAATAGAACACGCTAATAAAGCTAGTTTCATAAAACTTTTTTCCAGGAAAGATCCcgtacgtccgtattcacaactcctatgttcttctgattaatttcgttgcgggtccaatgacagtttaactttcccccgggacaaacttgaccttcattggttgggtttttgtggcggtcaagctgtagatcctggctacacaggagttgcagtggtgggaacgagaggtgggaatagtcccgcccgtattcacaaacattactatgaggtctcacagtgcgcgtggacgcacagggtgacacacgaaccaatcacagagccctattcaacgctgtgcgttcgatttgctgcttcacttgagcaagcatcgtttgtgaatacgggcgtaagtaaagCGAAGAACCCACTGTGGCGGTGGCACTTCTAGCACACCTTGGGCGCGTAATACCGTTGTTTGATTCTTCAATTCGATTGTATTGACGTGTCCTATACTTATTTTTGGTAATTATTGGGCGCTGCAAAGTAAtgtgtcgtcatcatcatcataaatcatTATATTAGGACGTTCTCCAATGATTTCCTTAATAAtcggttggtaacggcctgcatccagcgcctttcctgctacctttataaggtcgtcagtccaccttgtgggtggacgtcttacgctgcgctttccggtacgtggcctctacTCCAGATACTTGCTGCCCTAtctgccgtcagttctgcgtactatgtgcccattggcacttcagcttgctaaagcctggtccgtgagcacgtagaatcccgtctaaaggatgggtagcttggggtcattggacgggattctacgtgctcacggaccaggctttagttcgtttatgACGTTTACGTTTAAGTAATATGTGATCTCCGTAATTTCAGGTCCCAGTGGTCTAGAGACCCATTAGTTCGCGGCTCGTACTCGTACCGGAGTGTGGCCACGGAAGAAGCCGAGGCCAGCGCGGCAGGCCTCAAGAAACCTCTGAACTTTAAAGGCAAGGCAGTCGTGTACTTTGCCGGGGAGGCCACTTCGGAAAAACACTACAATTCGGTCCATGGAGCAATAGAATCGGGATTCCAGGCTGCCGAGGATGTGATGCGAGCGCCtccgttttaaaaaaaaaacaccattTTAAGCCATGATAGCCGAACGgcgaaggggtcggactggccgactcgacaTCCGACGAACGCGGGTGCGAACCCCGCTGACACTCGATTATTGTGATCCCACTACACAAGAGGGgctagacaagttgcactttttgatcgaatggaaaatcgaatccgtcataaCTCAataaaggcctttcgaccatttttcgactggtttgtgattataatgtgcactttgtctagacccaaaGCATAGTATGAAGGGctaacaaatattatttttcttaagagcgtttacgccgtttggcgcaaaaacagtactttttcaactcgttacaatcattaaccagtaatactacaaatatgttataggcataaatagttaggcaatttcgtcgtctaaatagttaattgagaaaatattgcgattagtttagtatttaagaattatatcaagataagtccacacaggttttgtaaatttccactttagcgtcagtttacaagctgaaatttttataaaaatactgtgaaaacgatttaacaaacatttatatcctatagcatagatccttgggcaaatagttatctgagaaaatttttagatttaagcattttacaataagaaatcacaaattaaaagaacgtgaaatacccaaaaatcaaagtgattttttcaccaattttcttcctttattcaacataaaaatagcttaatataataaaacaacatcttctttaaaacatttactttgaaacgatatttaattcattgttattgttttgctataaacatttgaaaactattaaaaaacgccgcgcgcgaatcatttccaatgatgccccttgaaacgccgcgcttcgcgtaaacgctcttaagaaacgaccaaataaaatattttgcgcAACCCATTTTGAATCTTGTCACTATTAAAATAGAGATCGGATTTTCGGAAGTATAACTCTAAGCCAGCGGTCGGCAACCTACGGctcttaaattaaattaaattttactatGAAATCCCCTAAAATCTAAAATCCTCAGTGGTGTAATCCCTTTCAACACATCTCTAGGTTCACTTCGGTTGTCCTTAGTTCTAACTCGATTGACAATAAATAGAAAACGGATAAAAATCTATTAGAGGTTCAATCACTGTAGGTAGTTGGAAATTTTAAATGATCTGCTAGTCTATTTAGACCaaaaatattacatattttttacggGATGGCGTCACGTCAGTTAAGCtttattttatgtagttgtaatgtTGTGcttttttgctacaaaaatattttttctatttttcttttttatttcaactgcttttaataaatatatttttaatattttttatattgttgaCGTACCTAAAtgcaataataatgtattttcttaaataatgactacactcggcgtcaaatagATCGCACCTCCCACGACAATTACGTCTTTTAAGATCACCATCAatattggtatcatttgaaagcccaataaataaaattaaagaaaaacacatttaatttcttaaacgATTAGATGTAGTCAGATGTTTGTTGGCTTGAACGTAACTACTTGTCGCTTTAAgaactctggatccttctaaagacacatatTTGGGGTTTCCCAACCTTAgaagcttagaactaggctttcaaatgataccaatattggtgggaagtggggatgcatgcATACGCTTGAAAGTGTTttttgcgggaggtgcgatttatttgacgccgagtgtagGTGTTAAGAATGTTTTACAAGTAAGTGTAGTGAATGTAATCACAATAATGATGGTGcttttttatataataaaacATATTAGCATtggaattatatttttatttattaataattattaaaatgtattttttgaaGATTAAAATAGTTTTCTAAAAGAAACAATAGGAGTTATATTTGTGTgcaaaaatcaaattttataaacaaatatCATTAGGCAATaatcgaaaaaatatttattattactaaacAGACGAAGTTGGTAAAACTTAATTCATAgcaaaaaatattgcatttatGTGAATTTTTTACACATTAATCTTTCAATAACGGTTCTATCACTAAAATTGTGAGTATCGCATTTTtaatatacttacctactttaaaatacaaatcTCTCGATTACGTAACCAACAATCACAGcttacaataaaaaatagttacaaaactataattattatgacgAAACCAGTAAGTAAATAAAGAATCTCAAAATGGAAAGGACCATTTTTCGATACCttcagaaagctaaaaaacattGCAGATGGCGCTTTTGTTGCCTTGTTTTGTCTTAAACTTCCCCTTAAACCGgcagaaaacattatttttggaCCATAATACCAAGTTTTAAGGTACATATTTCACTGAAATTATCTTTTATTCTTTACGGTCACTGTAAGAAGTTTGATTGTAGTTCAGTTGCcttgtaaaagaaaaaaatatcatgTAGCTAAAAACGCATATCATAGATTTTTTCTTATTCCATATTttcttgaattaaaaaaatcactCGCGCAATCGTACACAAAAACTGTACAATTTGCACTaatgctcgcacactcactgcgggcgctcgtcgcacagtcgcgacagcaatataattacgcgcgagcgatagggatgggtagcttggggtcattggacaaaatgttacgtgctcacagaccgggcctTAGGttaactatttaaaaatatgtttcttGTAATTTTACCTACATTCCTCCACTTGTTACGTGTAAATGACTTCTGAGCTGATGACGTTTCCGTGCTCGTCGACGTCATCGATGGTGATCTCCACCGAGCCTTCAGGCGGCTCGAGCTTTTCAGTCTTCATTGGCAATGACGCCTTTTCTTCATTGTCACCTAGAAATAATTGAACGATTTTGAAACGGcaaatggaaaaaataaaaaactgacAACCCGTATTGATagatatagtctggtccgtgagcacgtagaattttgtccaatgacccctagctaccttttttctttatcgctcgcgcgtaattatgttgctatcgcgctcgcgcactcactgcgggtgccagtcgcacagtcgcgacagcaatataattacgcgcgagcgataaggatgggtagctaggggtcattggacaaaattctacgtgctcacggaccgggctttagtagcgCCCTCCAGTAAGTgtcataattatattgttgtctATCGTGGCAAAAATCAGAACTGTATTGATAATAGCGCCCTCCTGACAACGTCAAAGCTGGCACAGGTCAGTGCTAGCTATAAAGGACATTTTACTCCAgtagcgtggaacgtccacctacaagggggactgacgacctcataaggtAGCATCCTCAAGGTAGACCTcataaggcgctggatgcaggccgttaccacccgggcgatgtggaaaggTGGACTATATCATAGGTCATAACCTATGTTTAGTGTAGtgctgcttttacactgcgcggaaattagccaagtcatgtcaaaaaaattataataaaaaaaaacttttttaaaaacaagctttattatgaaatgcagttgtactaaaacggaaaaaataattgtaggtaTGCAATGTTCAAAAAATTTCGAAATCTTgcatcgcgcatggaatttattcctcttttttttcagtttgcgctacaagctttcgaaattttttgaaccttgcatacctacaattatttttttcgttttagtacaactgcatttcagaataaagcttgtttttaaaaaagtttttttttattataattttattttacactttttagtatctcaatctctggtcCCTGATCATCGTTTaccactaaagtgctcgaaaagacaaatccaacgaacccaaactcgatgagtttccgctgcttcgtttaggagttcctatggccaccttctgactccatcatcagaccagctcaatggtaccataacattgcattgtcatcgtacttacataagtataccaaatttcagctcaatcggtgtagaagaactggtcttaaattcagttgcaagatttgtcccacacatactaacaagtgaagtcaatataaagcttgtaaaaacagtggggtggggatgaaaaatgaatgaatttcatccccactcctctgtttttttactgatgatgatgattttgatgATGATTATCATATTATACACACCTTTTAGTGTGATCTCGAACCTTCTAGGCATAGCCTATGTTTAGTGTAGtgctgcttttacactgcgcggaaattagccaagtcaagtcaaaaaaacagtggggtggggatgaaaaattaattaatttcatccccactcctctgttttttttactgatgatgatgatgatttttgattttgatgatgATTATCATGTTATACACACCTTTTAGTGTGATCTCGAACCTTCTAGGCGCAGTCTCGGTGGCCTCCGCGACTTGTCGCACGTTGAACTCGAATGTCGTGTTCAGAGACTCCTTGGGTCCGCTGTACCCGTCCACAATCTTCTTGGAGACTTCCAGAACTTCGTACCGGGTCGTAGTCAGCCGGTACATGCCGTCTTCGCTTATTTGATATCTGTAAtgttaacttaatattttattcaaggCAACAAACTTATTATAGCATAATTAATACATTTATGACAATACAATGccaccaaaaatcttaatttacaagttatttaaaactagctttccgcccgcggcttcgcccgcgtggaattttgtctgtcacagaaaaactttatcgcgcacgtGCCTGTTTCaataaccgggataaaaactatcctatgtcctttcccgggactcaaactatctccatgccaaatttcatcaaaatcggttcagtggtttaggcgtgaaagcgagacagacagactgacagacagagttactttcgcatttataatattagtagagattaattaagtttttattacgAGAATGAattgtcttttaaaaaaaattgagataTCGAATTGTTGTTCAATGGTGTCAAGtctattggaataaggttgaactttttggccactttgggtgtggGGCGCTGGGGCGTAACTCCTACATTAAAGAATGCTAGGGTAAGGATGCTATGCTATGAGGATGTGAGTGATGCTGAAGGGTCGGGAGAGAGGTGGAATGAAAACGACCAGTTTGAGTGACTGTTAAAAATACACTGATTTATTGCTATAAAGTATTAAATGCGTTCGACGCTAATTTGGGTCAACCGCGCAAACGCTTACTTAGCAATAACTTATTAGCTATATGAAAAGTGAATATGTTTGTACGATAGCTCGTACATTGGGCGTCACGAATTATTTGTTACCCGTACTACAAAACAGGGGACTTACCTAAACCTGCTATGTCCGAAGGGCCACTGTGCGCCGTGCACATTAACCAGATGCGTCGTGAGCCGCGAGCCTCGTGAGAACACCTTTGTGTGCTTCTCAGGGCACATGTGACATGCATACTTCTTCTGtggctataaaaaaaatatattatttacgcAGTTACGGCGAAGCTGAATAACGAAGAAAAAAGCTGTACAAAATTGccagttaaaaaatatatattagtgatgatacgaatacgaatattcgtattcgccgAATTGTAGACATTTaccgaatattcgtattcggtgaaataaaaaatacgaatacctactattttttaaattttgtcacACACGTGTGTGTCTCCGAATACTATAGCCACAACGACGTGACGGGAAAACCCCGGTCAGTATGTAACAAAGTAGTAAGTGAGTTCTCTTCCGGAATTTGACAGTCAATAGCAGGTCGATTATacaagtattattttgttttgtagttACAAAGTAAAGTgatacaataacaaaaaaaatgctatttgtaaattttaattactaaaacATTAACTACAATAAAAAGAGTTAAATTAGTATTTCATGACTATGTAGAGATGTTGGTATTTGTAAAAGTATTCGTTGcatcataaattaaaaatagaaatgatCCGCTAACCTTAGGAGTCTTAACTTCGTCCTCGGAATTGTCTTCGTCAGATATATCATCTTCTAATTGTTCGTTCTTGATTCGCTTCTTTTTACGCGTATGTGTTGGTATATGCTTGCGAAGGTCTGAACTGTTTACGGCTCTGAAAGAAAGGGAAAACAAATATCAACGATATGCTCTTAAAGCAGGATTCATTCTCATTTCCGCACCATTTGTTAAATTAAACGAAGAAAAATgagaaaaattgtgtatttttagTTCACCTTCCAGTAGGGGCCTGtagaaaagcgccatctattgacgtAAATCACAACTAGAGCCAGCAAATGGCGGCTTCGCAAGTGCTACTCTAACGCGGCTATGTGGTACAGCGCCATCGTTTGACATAAatcactatagtctggtccgggagcacgtagaattttgtccaatgaccccaagctacccatccttatcgctcgcgcgtaattatattgctgtcgcgcctgtgcgacgggcgcccgcagtgagtgtgcgagtagCTTGGGgccattggacaaaattctacgtgctcacagaccagactatactaaCCTGTACGGGCAGTGCGGGCAAGCCGATAGATGGCGGTACCGCACGTGTTACTCTGACGCGGCCATGTgatttcaagaggagagcgtatcttcaccttaaaagccggcaacgcacctgtaacacccctgggtctgcgggtgtctatgggcgacggtaatcacttaccatcaggtgatccgtctgctcgtttgcctcctgtcacataaaaaaaaatgtggtacagcgccatctattgacatgAACCACTACTAACCTGTACGGGCAGTGCAGGCAAGCGTGAGTGCGTGCATGCTGCGCCGGTAGATGGCGGTACCGCACGTGTTGCGCGAGCGCGGCGGGCGTGGGCGCGGACATGTCGCAGAGAGCGCACGCGTAAGCGGACACGTGCTGTCGCGCGTGAGGAATCACGTACGTAGTGAAACAATGTTTTGTGTAGACGGGTTTGTTGCACAAGTAAGTAAGACGGCTAAGTTACACAGTATCAACTATCAACCCACCTGTAGGGGCCTGTAGAAAACCGCCATCTATTGACGTAAATCACATCTAGAGGCTGCGGATGGCGGCATCGCAAGTGCTACTTAACGCAGCTATGtggtacagcgccatctgttgacaTAAATCACTACTAACCTGTACGGGCAGTGCGGGCAAGCGTGAGTGCCATGtggtacagcgccatctgttgacgCGCGCCATAACTACTAACCTGTACGGGCAGTGCGGGCAAGCGTGAGTGCCATGtggtacagcgccatctattgacataAAACACTAACCTGTACGGGCAGTGCGGGCAGGCGTGAGTACGCGCGTGCTGCGCCGGTAGATGGCGGTACCGCACGTGCTGCGCGAGCGCGGCGGGCGTGGGCGCGGACATGTCGCAGAGAGCGCACGCGTACGCGGACACGTGTTGACGCGCGTGAGGAAACACGTACGTAGTGAAACAATGTTTTGTGTAGACAggtt
The Ostrinia nubilalis chromosome 16, ilOstNubi1.1, whole genome shotgun sequence DNA segment above includes these coding regions:
- the LOC135079263 gene encoding spermine oxidase-like isoform X2, producing the protein MRKLKDVVVIGCGAAGIAALSKLQEAGLDVVGLEAASSIGGRIRTIPFADGVVDLGAAWCHGETGNKVFELANPHDLLGRPGKEEVWYIFSNGTLMPNGNANTIVNEFKDAERDANGIEKRSISKCIDEKVGRIKSIADPGRIPVTAPFIEWYKRDNHLGGQVDPKEGKSLRNLVENETCHGEFWLNWKGKGYKTILDVLLKKYPHSSKPEPEIFLNTKVNSIIWQLEDDTDDNKPYVKVIANNMTIETKCVIITVSIGVLKESHSKLFMPMLEPEKISCIDNIGFCVLDKIYIEFASAWWGHSPANFNVIWKQEDKNDFSEIDQWVTEIYGLRTVEHQPNILLAWIYGEGAKKMEGKDDHEVKSGIEKFMQHVFSLNFKVSAIKGIMRSQWSRDPLVRGSYSYRSVATEEAEASAAGLKKPLNFKGKAVVYFAGEATSEKHYNSVHGAIESGFQAAEDVMRAPPF
- the LOC135079263 gene encoding spermine oxidase-like isoform X1; the encoded protein is MMGIGFELGKSLGPLGIAAAVGAGLMMAANASDSMGFNDAFSSRQQFRVSSSQVEEEEEEEKKRKLKDVVVIGCGAAGIAALSKLQEAGLDVVGLEAASSIGGRIRTIPFADGVVDLGAAWCHGETGNKVFELANPHDLLGRPGKEEVWYIFSNGTLMPNGNANTIVNEFKDAERDANGIEKRSISKCIDEKVGRIKSIADPGRIPVTAPFIEWYKRDNHLGGQVDPKEGKSLRNLVENETCHGEFWLNWKGKGYKTILDVLLKKYPHSSKPEPEIFLNTKVNSIIWQLEDDTDDNKPYVKVIANNMTIETKCVIITVSIGVLKESHSKLFMPMLEPEKISCIDNIGFCVLDKIYIEFASAWWGHSPANFNVIWKQEDKNDFSEIDQWVTEIYGLRTVEHQPNILLAWIYGEGAKKMEGKDDHEVKSGIEKFMQHVFSLNFKVSAIKGIMRSQWSRDPLVRGSYSYRSVATEEAEASAAGLKKPLNFKGKAVVYFAGEATSEKHYNSVHGAIESGFQAAEDVMRAPPF
- the LOC135079263 gene encoding uncharacterized protein LOC135079263 isoform X3, which encodes MMGIGFELGKSLGPLGIAAAVGAGLMMAANASDSMGFNDAFSSRQQFRVSSSQVEEEEEEEKKRKLKDVVVIGCGAAGIAALSKLQEAGLDVVGLEAASSIGGRIRTIPFADGVVDLGAAWCHGETGNKVFELANPHDLLGRPGKEEVWYIFSNGTLMPNGNANTIVNEFKDAERDANGIEKRSISKCIDEKVGRIKSIADPGRIPVTAPFIEWYKRDNHLGGQVDPKEGKSLRNLVENETCHGEFWLNWKGKGYKTILDVLLKKYPHSSKPEPEIFLNTKVNSIIWQLEDDTDDNKPYVKVIANNMTIETKCVIITVSIGVLKERSQWSRDPLVRGSYSYRSVATEEAEASAAGLKKPLNFKGKAVVYFAGEATSEKHYNSVHGAIESGFQAAEDVMRAPPF